A single genomic interval of Helianthus annuus cultivar XRQ/B chromosome 13, HanXRQr2.0-SUNRISE, whole genome shotgun sequence harbors:
- the LOC118485463 gene encoding uncharacterized protein LOC118485463, whose protein sequence is MDSIDLTAGGYDNLESSMKLKLLVFLCDEGLGTEKIRNWIDDQNVKYVENRKEAKEKHSVAKDKEKTIKQKMQDDIAKAIIAKEGVPLTLAKHDAIVSKIKNKAAEAHV, encoded by the exons ATGGACTCTATAGACTTGACAGCTGGCGGATATGATAATTTGGAATCATCGATGAAACTTAAGCTTTTAGTTTTCCTCTGTGATGAAGGTCTTGGAACTga AAAGATAAGAAATTGGATTGATGATCAAAATGTGAAGTATGTTGAAAATAGAAAGGAAGCAAAGGAGAAACATTCGGTTGCAAAAGATAAG GAGAAAACTATAAAGCAGAAAATGCAGGATGATATTGCCAAAGCAATCATAGCGAAAGAAGGTGTTCCTCTTACTTTAGCTAAACATGATGCTATTGTTTCTAAGATCAAGAATAAAGCAGCCGAAGCACATGTTTAA